A region from the Caldicellulosiruptor naganoensis genome encodes:
- a CDS encoding immunity 26/phosphotriesterase HocA family protein, which produces MWKYDPNKDKYAMRWQKRYESLPEDVRRRLDEWNEVISQLDRENRTEEYQLRVIKRSRVEPKAGDVFVLSPREGLYFYGKVMVAKIKNEDDSFINGAYSVFIFKCKSRKPDMSGYKPDYNNLLIPPAIVPRWYWTSGRFYNVGHEEITEEEKRLDYGFYDGITNVFYKEDGTILKREPKIWGSYGIKTYIGIAYLVQRELVIDPSLAEFDE; this is translated from the coding sequence GTGTGGAAATATGATCCGAACAAAGATAAGTACGCCATGAGATGGCAGAAGAGGTACGAATCATTGCCAGAGGATGTGAGGAGAAGACTTGATGAGTGGAATGAAGTGATTAGTCAGTTGGATAGGGAAAACAGGACAGAAGAGTACCAGCTGAGGGTGATAAAAAGGAGCAGGGTAGAGCCAAAAGCTGGTGATGTGTTTGTGTTAAGTCCGAGGGAGGGTTTGTATTTTTACGGTAAGGTAATGGTAGCAAAGATAAAGAATGAGGATGATTCATTTATAAATGGTGCCTATTCAGTGTTTATATTCAAGTGCAAGAGCAGAAAGCCAGATATGAGCGGGTATAAGCCTGATTATAACAATTTGCTGATACCGCCGGCGATAGTACCGAGGTGGTACTGGACGAGCGGAAGGTTTTACAATGTTGGGCATGAAGAGATAACAGAAGAAGAGAAGAGATTGGATTATGGGTTTTATGATGGTATAACAAATGTTTTTTACAAAGAAGATGGGACAATATTGAAAAGAGAGCCGAAGATATGGGGAAGCTATGGAATAAAAACGTATATAGGAATAGCATATCTTGTTCAAAGGGAGCTTGTGATAGACCCGAGTTTGGCAGAGTTTGATGAGTAG